One window of Mediterraneibacter gnavus ATCC 29149 genomic DNA carries:
- a CDS encoding single-stranded DNA-binding protein, which translates to MSSIIIVTGRVTADPVMQQAKNSGTEYISLGLATNQRGQNGKEEPIFYQCYCNKFLADRLIKAGVKKSTCLMVYGDLELHPYIHQKGNNAGQAAITPQIMVKDWQFLPANRNDTNAATPVPGNPMVGNPNVPPVPANGATYNGNPAMGMNPSGTVPTGAMPANNNMMPQAAQQMSYAPAGGSAYAPQGFTAGNVSGDGFTNIPENTPPQQLPFP; encoded by the coding sequence ATGTCATCTATTATCATTGTAACAGGAAGGGTAACTGCCGATCCGGTTATGCAACAAGCAAAGAACTCCGGAACTGAATACATCAGTCTGGGGCTTGCTACCAACCAGAGAGGTCAAAACGGAAAGGAAGAACCCATCTTCTATCAGTGTTACTGCAACAAGTTTCTTGCAGATCGACTGATAAAAGCCGGTGTCAAAAAATCAACGTGTCTCATGGTCTACGGAGATTTAGAACTCCATCCGTATATTCACCAGAAAGGCAATAATGCAGGTCAAGCAGCTATCACGCCGCAAATTATGGTAAAGGACTGGCAGTTCTTACCTGCGAATCGTAATGATACCAATGCAGCAACACCTGTACCGGGGAATCCAATGGTCGGAAATCCGAATGTTCCACCAGTACCAGCAAACGGTGCTACTTATAATGGAAACCCGGCAATGGGAATGAATCCTTCCGGTACCGTGCCTACTGGCGCAATGCCAGCCAATAACAATATGATGCCACAGGCCGCACAACAGATGTCTTATGCTCCGGCAGGGGGATCGGCTTATGCACCACAGGGATTTACGGCTGGCAATGTATCTGGTGATGGATTTACCAATATTCCGGAAAATACACCACCACAGCAGCTTCCATTCCCGTAA
- a CDS encoding AbrB/MazE/SpoVT family DNA-binding domain-containing protein has protein sequence MDYATTLNIDQQGRIIIPAKVRKALQLHTGDVLMLEADTRNICLRKCDSHIPMDIRLDSFLDILHSNVPCRILLCNHSKIIASKNYHTALNMPVTESIQRLLQQGKMKLFSEKERIYPTMTGKYPISAFFPISKKDELGEALGLLLCAKNQQPFSEMDLGCAKMTAAAISRYIQQNYERKVT, from the coding sequence ATGGATTATGCTACAACACTAAATATTGACCAACAAGGGCGGATCATTATTCCTGCCAAAGTAAGAAAAGCCCTACAGCTTCATACAGGCGATGTATTGATGTTGGAAGCTGACACACGCAACATCTGTCTTCGTAAATGCGACTCCCATATCCCTATGGATATCCGGTTAGACAGTTTTCTGGATATTTTACATAGCAATGTCCCTTGCCGGATTCTGTTATGTAATCATTCCAAAATCATTGCTTCCAAGAATTATCATACAGCACTTAATATGCCTGTAACAGAAAGTATTCAAAGGCTTCTGCAACAGGGAAAGATGAAATTATTCTCTGAAAAGGAACGCATATACCCTACTATGACAGGAAAATATCCCATATCAGCCTTTTTCCCTATTTCTAAAAAAGACGAATTGGGGGAAGCCCTGGGACTTTTACTATGTGCAAAAAATCAACAGCCTTTCAGCGAAATGGATTTAGGCTGTGCCAAAATGACTGCAGCGGCGATTTCCCGCTACATCCAACAAAATTATGAAAGGAAGGTGACATAA
- a CDS encoding DUF3990 domain-containing protein, whose protein sequence is MSIQSDIEMLSIEALEYYAKKHQISEDDAFNIFYKHQVFEKILVQHETLHQLDIHDTFQYVEDIIEEDTPTLVLFHGSNIAFDKIDLNKSHNRRDFGRGFYCTVLEQQANEWANRLYLRTHTGGKYVYRYIFQQSEELKIKHFATLDKEWLEFVKLNRTVGDIQHHYDVVIGPVADDNTMETVQLYLSGILSVDEAVTRLRYNKVNNQVSFHTPLALEHLVLESRKDV, encoded by the coding sequence ATGAGTATTCAATCAGATATAGAGATGCTATCAATTGAAGCACTGGAATATTATGCTAAAAAGCACCAAATATCAGAAGACGATGCCTTTAATATTTTCTACAAACATCAAGTATTTGAAAAAATACTGGTACAACACGAAACGTTGCACCAATTAGATATTCATGATACTTTTCAATACGTAGAAGATATTATAGAAGAAGATACGCCCACGCTTGTTCTTTTCCATGGCTCCAATATTGCATTTGATAAAATCGATTTGAACAAATCACATAACCGTCGTGATTTTGGTCGTGGATTTTATTGCACAGTTCTCGAACAGCAGGCAAATGAATGGGCGAACCGCCTGTACTTGCGTACTCATACTGGCGGCAAATATGTGTATCGGTATATCTTCCAGCAATCCGAGGAACTAAAAATCAAACATTTTGCCACCTTGGACAAGGAATGGTTGGAGTTTGTCAAACTCAACCGTACTGTCGGCGATATCCAGCATCACTATGATGTTGTAATTGGGCCTGTTGCGGATGATAATACCATGGAAACTGTACAACTTTATTTGTCCGGTATCTTGAGCGTGGATGAAGCGGTTACAAGGCTTCGGTATAATAAGGTTAATAATCAGGTTTCCTTTCACACCCCACTTGCTCTTGAACATCTGGTATTGGAATCTCGAAAGGATGTGTAA
- the ligA gene encoding NAD-dependent DNA ligase LigA gives MNHPNELSNVEKIKQLVDYLNLQRNAYYNENSPNISDAEYDRIFDELVELEKQTGFILSNSPTQTVGYTPISELPKVKHPVPLLSLDKTKQVQDLISFAGKQPVLFMLKLDGLTTKLVYENGTLVEASTRGDGEIGELITHNIPAYVDVPLSIPYKGRLVIVGESFIPTHDFERLKETLRDGKGEPYKNGRNLASGSVRSLDPANCAGRCLHFMPFNVLEGLDSPFLFPDSRAMKISSLFDYGFQPCPYIAANHPLTSELVNQYIERLTDLAGKKHLPIDGIVMIFDSLDYSKNCGRTGHHYKDGLAFKFEDETYETTLRNIEWTPTRFGEIAPVGVFDPVEIDGCSVSRATLHNLTFIKELELVPGCRISVSKRNMIIPHIEENLERGHYVDAVPPVCPCCGSQTRIYQRKGNDGRLIETVHCDNPNCDSQIRKRFTHFVGKKAMNIEGLSETTLEKFLTLGYLQTFPDIYHLNEHQEEILQLEGFGKKSFERLWNSITSSRNTTFVRFLVSMDIPMVGRTKSRILDTVFHGSLQEFFDAASGDYDFTQLDDFGDTLNQNIHDWFSDENNLILWHELQKELIFEERKEMNTMMKENVFTGCTIVATGKLAHFTRDEINSKILELGAKAGSSVTKKTDYLICGEKAGSKLAKAQSLGIKILSEDEFLEMIA, from the coding sequence ATGAACCATCCCAATGAATTATCAAACGTGGAAAAAATCAAACAACTGGTGGACTATCTGAATTTACAGCGTAACGCTTATTATAATGAGAACAGTCCGAATATCAGTGATGCGGAATATGACCGAATCTTCGATGAATTAGTGGAATTAGAAAAGCAGACAGGCTTTATCTTATCCAATTCACCGACACAAACCGTAGGCTATACTCCCATCAGTGAACTTCCCAAAGTAAAGCATCCAGTCCCTTTGCTCTCTTTAGATAAGACAAAGCAGGTACAGGACTTGATAAGCTTTGCCGGTAAGCAGCCGGTTCTGTTTATGCTGAAGTTGGACGGATTAACGACTAAATTGGTCTACGAAAATGGAACACTTGTAGAGGCTTCTACGCGTGGCGACGGAGAAATTGGGGAACTTATCACCCATAACATCCCTGCATACGTTGATGTCCCTCTTTCAATTCCATATAAAGGCCGGCTAGTGATTGTTGGAGAATCCTTCATCCCAACCCATGACTTTGAGCGTTTAAAAGAAACTCTCCGAGATGGAAAAGGAGAACCTTACAAAAATGGGCGAAATCTGGCTTCTGGCTCTGTGCGAAGTCTTGATCCGGCAAATTGTGCAGGACGCTGTCTGCACTTTATGCCTTTTAATGTTCTGGAAGGTCTGGACTCTCCATTTCTCTTTCCAGACAGCAGAGCTATGAAAATTTCCAGCCTGTTTGACTATGGTTTTCAGCCTTGTCCTTATATTGCTGCAAACCATCCCTTAACCTCGGAACTTGTAAATCAGTATATTGAAAGGCTGACTGATCTGGCAGGCAAAAAACATCTGCCTATTGACGGAATTGTAATGATTTTCGACAGTCTGGACTATTCCAAAAACTGCGGGCGTACCGGACATCATTATAAAGATGGACTGGCTTTTAAGTTTGAAGACGAAACTTACGAAACCACTCTTCGCAATATAGAATGGACACCCACCCGTTTCGGAGAAATTGCACCTGTGGGAGTTTTTGACCCTGTGGAAATTGACGGATGCTCTGTTTCCAGAGCAACCCTTCACAATCTGACCTTTATCAAAGAATTAGAATTGGTGCCAGGTTGTAGAATTTCTGTATCAAAACGTAATATGATCATTCCTCATATTGAAGAAAATCTGGAACGTGGTCATTACGTAGATGCAGTTCCTCCTGTATGTCCATGCTGTGGTTCTCAGACTCGTATCTATCAAAGAAAAGGAAATGATGGGCGTCTCATTGAAACGGTGCATTGTGACAATCCCAACTGTGATAGCCAGATCCGAAAACGCTTTACACATTTCGTTGGAAAAAAAGCAATGAACATCGAGGGACTCTCCGAAACTACCTTGGAAAAATTCCTGACTTTGGGTTATCTCCAGACATTTCCGGATATTTACCATCTAAATGAACATCAGGAAGAAATCTTACAGTTGGAAGGTTTCGGTAAAAAATCCTTTGAAAGATTATGGAATTCCATTACTTCCAGCCGGAATACTACCTTTGTTCGATTCCTGGTTTCCATGGACATTCCTATGGTCGGACGAACCAAAAGCAGGATTTTGGATACAGTATTCCACGGCAGTCTACAGGAATTTTTTGACGCTGCCTCTGGTGACTATGATTTCACCCAGTTAGATGACTTTGGTGATACTCTGAATCAGAATATCCATGACTGGTTTTCTGATGAAAACAATTTAATTCTCTGGCACGAACTCCAAAAAGAACTTATATTTGAAGAAAGAAAGGAAATGAATACTATGATGAAAGAAAATGTATTTACAGGATGTACTATCGTTGCAACAGGAAAACTTGCTCATTTTACAAGGGATGAAATCAACTCGAAGATTTTAGAGCTTGGAGCAAAAGCCGGCAGTTCTGTCACAAAAAAGACAGATTATCTAATTTGTGGGGAAAAAGCCGGCAGTAAATTAGCAAAAGCCCAGTCTCTCGGCATTAAGATTTTATCTGAAGATGAGTTTCTTGAAATGATTGCGTAA
- a CDS encoding vWA domain-containing protein, whose translation MKKLNNTQKALKRMIRDTESKITDEELFLSSAFQKYQTSLAKAATGRSRYGLQVLMEWDSSENADIAYTDNYRIHCNAANPITQSFPSRFLRSQSLTGLTGHEIGHLRYSDFASLQLYLTNMENGSFYPEAPDNLPSGYKANLQDILDAMEEKDNATCLTLSRCAAQFNNILEDIYIEARMCEEYPGTFKQGIQINNLRMSELIPSIQEQIDCGYQPFSIMSNLILSYCRTGNLNNRTNYSGEYTDTLSDCMDYIDDALIATQGKERFRASNYLLVLCWNYIQPMVEQTRESLKKQDSTQVGDALDDLLRKESGSGSPLPTGKNGGIPKNIPGPTEKSKTPITCDLSGLDPNYRQDAINQAEKVLQEEGGRIEFAKTIAILDGNNPGITYASQYAGSGYENAANDLARILNDVATEKAQNDYEQELTEDLQKSADEIHYGNAHAGIHVTIHRINPVSDFFIKSYQTVASPLLRTSKRLQSSILPLLKEEAEGGKQKNLLFGKRLDMRALHRKDGGIFTRTRLPDEEQKLSVGLLVDESGSMGWGDRITHARKTAIVLYDFCTSLGIPITIYGHSTDSKGVALYSYAEFDSLDASDRYRLMDMSARNGNRDGAALRYVAEHLAKRPESQKLLIIISDGQPADCGYSGTEAEADLRGIKNEYRKRGIVIFAAAIGDDKENIRRIYQDGFLDITKLEDLPKNMTQLVKQYLK comes from the coding sequence GTGAAGAAATTGAATAACACTCAAAAAGCTTTAAAAAGAATGATCCGGGATACGGAGTCAAAAATCACTGATGAAGAACTCTTTCTTTCATCGGCTTTCCAAAAATACCAAACATCTCTGGCGAAAGCGGCTACTGGCCGTTCTCGCTATGGACTTCAGGTACTTATGGAATGGGACAGTTCTGAAAATGCAGACATCGCTTATACAGATAATTATAGAATTCACTGTAACGCTGCAAACCCGATAACCCAAAGCTTTCCTTCCCGATTTCTACGTTCACAAAGCCTGACAGGATTGACCGGACATGAAATCGGACATCTGCGTTACTCTGATTTTGCATCACTACAGCTTTATCTGACCAATATGGAAAATGGTTCCTTCTATCCAGAAGCACCAGACAATCTTCCTTCTGGATACAAGGCAAATCTGCAGGACATCTTAGATGCCATGGAAGAAAAAGATAACGCAACGTGTCTGACGCTATCCCGCTGTGCTGCACAGTTTAATAATATACTGGAGGACATCTACATTGAAGCCCGGATGTGTGAAGAATATCCCGGAACTTTTAAGCAGGGAATACAGATCAATAATCTGCGGATGTCTGAATTGATTCCTTCTATACAGGAACAAATTGATTGTGGCTATCAGCCGTTTTCCATCATGAGTAATTTAATTTTGTCCTATTGCCGGACTGGTAATCTAAATAACCGCACGAATTATTCCGGAGAATACACGGACACACTCTCAGACTGCATGGATTATATTGACGATGCCTTAATTGCCACACAGGGGAAAGAACGCTTCCGTGCTTCCAACTATCTTTTAGTACTTTGCTGGAACTATATTCAGCCTATGGTAGAGCAAACCAGAGAGTCTTTAAAAAAGCAGGATAGTACCCAAGTTGGCGATGCTCTGGACGATCTGCTGCGGAAAGAATCAGGTAGCGGATCTCCTCTTCCAACTGGTAAAAACGGAGGAATCCCCAAAAACATTCCAGGTCCTACAGAAAAATCAAAAACTCCTATAACCTGTGACTTATCTGGTCTTGATCCAAATTACAGGCAAGATGCGATTAACCAGGCAGAAAAAGTACTGCAGGAAGAAGGGGGTAGAATTGAATTTGCTAAAACTATAGCAATATTAGATGGAAATAATCCAGGAATCACATACGCATCACAGTATGCCGGTTCCGGTTATGAAAATGCAGCGAATGATCTTGCACGCATCCTAAATGATGTTGCTACGGAAAAAGCCCAAAATGATTATGAACAGGAATTAACAGAAGACTTGCAAAAATCGGCGGATGAAATACATTACGGAAATGCCCATGCAGGCATCCATGTAACAATCCACCGCATCAATCCCGTTTCCGACTTTTTTATCAAATCTTATCAAACAGTTGCTTCCCCTCTTTTGCGGACCTCCAAAAGGCTGCAAAGTTCCATTCTTCCTTTATTAAAAGAAGAGGCAGAAGGCGGGAAACAAAAAAACCTGTTATTTGGTAAAAGGCTGGATATGCGGGCTTTACACCGAAAGGACGGCGGTATCTTTACCAGAACCAGGCTTCCGGATGAAGAACAAAAACTTTCCGTGGGACTTTTGGTTGATGAAAGTGGTTCTATGGGCTGGGGAGATCGTATTACCCATGCCCGGAAAACTGCAATCGTGCTGTATGATTTCTGTACGAGCCTGGGAATTCCTATTACCATTTATGGGCATTCTACAGATTCCAAGGGTGTTGCTTTGTATTCCTATGCTGAATTTGATTCTCTGGATGCCTCTGACCGTTACCGGCTGATGGATATGTCTGCCCGTAATGGCAACCGGGATGGAGCTGCACTTCGTTATGTTGCGGAACACCTGGCAAAGCGTCCGGAATCACAAAAACTCCTCATCATAATCTCTGACGGACAGCCCGCAGATTGTGGGTACAGTGGTACGGAAGCAGAAGCAGATCTTCGTGGTATCAAGAATGAATATCGTAAACGTGGCATTGTGATCTTTGCTGCAGCAATTGGTGATGACAAAGAAAACATCCGCAGAATTTATCAGGATGGTTTTTTAGATATTACCAAATTAGAAGATTTACCCAAAAATATGACACAGCTTGTAAAACAATATTTGAAATAG
- a CDS encoding SOS response-associated peptidase, whose product MCGRYYVDDETSQEIEKIVKKLDQRLKIEHGQDIHPSESAVVLTKECREVAARQMQWGFPGFQGKGLLINARAEAILDKKTFRESVLHRRCVIPARHFYEWSKNKDKYTFQSPKQDATLFMAGCYQIYNGQNRFVILTTQANASVAPVHERMPLLLERQELEDWIMEDAAVEIILAKKPIPLNRTAEYEQLKLFS is encoded by the coding sequence ATGTGCGGAAGATATTATGTGGATGATGAAACTTCACAGGAGATTGAGAAGATTGTAAAGAAACTGGACCAGCGTTTAAAGATAGAGCATGGGCAGGACATCCATCCGTCTGAATCTGCAGTTGTACTTACAAAGGAGTGTAGGGAAGTGGCTGCAAGGCAGATGCAGTGGGGCTTTCCGGGATTCCAGGGAAAGGGACTGCTTATCAATGCAAGGGCAGAGGCGATACTAGACAAGAAGACCTTTCGAGAAAGTGTGCTACATCGAAGATGTGTGATTCCCGCCCGTCACTTTTACGAATGGAGTAAAAACAAAGATAAATATACTTTTCAAAGTCCAAAGCAGGATGCCACATTATTTATGGCAGGGTGTTATCAAATCTATAATGGCCAAAATCGTTTTGTTATTCTGACTACACAGGCAAATGCTTCCGTAGCACCGGTGCATGAACGGATGCCATTGCTTTTGGAACGACAAGAACTGGAAGATTGGATTATGGAGGATGCAGCGGTAGAAATTATTCTTGCTAAGAAGCCCATACCGTTGAATCGGACAGCAGAATATGAACAACTGAAATTATTTTCGTAA
- a CDS encoding DNA polymerase IV, with product MSLGKVIFHIDVNSAFLSWEAVYRLHHLGWKGDLREQVSAVGGDMAMRHGIILAKSIPAKKYRIQTGESILEAKQKCPNLILVPPNYGLYERCSKAFMGILQEYSPVVEQYSIDEAFVDMTGTELLWGTPVEVAEKMRRQIKERLGFTVNIGISENKLLAKMASDFQKPDRVHTLWKSEIRNKMWPLPVSDLFFVGRATTKTLFKLGIRTIGDLAKSDPGYLKQQLKKHGEVIWGFANGIDVSAVQSAPPANKGYGNSTTIPFDVTDASTAKLVLLALAETVGSRLRGAGARAEVIAVGIKNYDLSYASHQMTLQNATNITKEIHQCACQLFDQLWDGTPIRHLGIHTSRIKDQVNMRQLDLFDTNDYEKLEKMDETIDQIRKRYGNDSVIRAAFLGGCIDHMSGGISREKRSVDYEKLKTE from the coding sequence GTGAGTTTGGGAAAAGTGATTTTTCATATAGATGTAAATTCTGCCTTTTTGTCCTGGGAAGCGGTATATCGGCTGCATCATTTGGGATGGAAAGGCGATTTAAGAGAACAGGTGTCGGCGGTAGGAGGGGATATGGCGATGCGTCATGGAATCATTTTGGCAAAATCCATTCCAGCAAAGAAATATCGGATACAGACAGGTGAATCAATCTTGGAAGCAAAACAGAAATGTCCCAATCTTATTTTAGTGCCTCCAAATTATGGATTGTATGAGAGGTGTTCCAAAGCTTTTATGGGAATTTTGCAAGAGTATTCTCCCGTAGTGGAACAATACTCGATAGATGAGGCGTTTGTAGATATGACTGGAACGGAATTGCTTTGGGGGACGCCAGTGGAAGTAGCGGAGAAGATGCGGAGACAGATTAAGGAACGGCTTGGATTTACAGTGAATATCGGTATTTCAGAGAATAAACTGTTAGCTAAGATGGCAAGTGATTTTCAGAAGCCAGACAGAGTGCACACATTATGGAAGTCTGAGATACGGAATAAGATGTGGCCATTACCGGTAAGCGACTTGTTTTTTGTAGGACGGGCAACAACAAAGACACTTTTCAAGTTGGGAATCCGAACAATAGGAGATTTGGCAAAGAGCGATCCTGGCTACTTAAAACAACAGTTAAAGAAACATGGGGAAGTAATCTGGGGATTTGCAAATGGGATTGATGTATCTGCAGTCCAGTCTGCCCCACCTGCCAATAAGGGATATGGTAATTCCACAACGATTCCTTTTGATGTGACAGATGCATCTACAGCAAAATTGGTGCTGTTGGCTTTGGCAGAGACAGTAGGAAGCAGACTTCGTGGAGCAGGAGCTAGGGCAGAAGTGATTGCAGTAGGGATCAAGAACTATGATCTCAGTTATGCCAGTCACCAGATGACGCTTCAGAATGCAACCAATATTACGAAAGAGATTCATCAGTGTGCCTGCCAGTTATTTGACCAGCTCTGGGATGGGACACCCATCCGGCATCTGGGAATCCATACCAGCCGCATCAAGGATCAGGTGAATATGAGGCAATTGGATCTATTTGATACGAATGATTATGAGAAGCTGGAAAAAATGGATGAAACGATAGATCAGATTAGAAAACGGTATGGGAATGATTCGGTAATACGTGCAGCTTTTTTAGGTGGGTGTATTGATCACATGAGTGGTGGCATTTCACGGGAAAAACGTTCTGTGGACTATGAGAAATTAAAGACAGAATAG
- a CDS encoding NADAR family protein: protein MYINTYSNHYQQTIDHFHGAYAFLSNFYPSRIYYRGYWYANNEAAFQAQKTISPKEQLQFTKLRNPKDAKKLGREVQLRSDWESVKLMYMYEICMCKFMQNPTLCKALLATGNCHLVEGNNWGDYFWGSVNGHGENHLGKILMDIRAKLQFEC, encoded by the coding sequence ATGTATATTAATACCTATTCGAATCATTACCAGCAAACAATTGACCACTTTCATGGAGCATACGCTTTTCTTAGTAACTTCTATCCTTCCCGGATATATTACCGGGGCTACTGGTATGCAAATAATGAGGCTGCTTTCCAGGCACAAAAGACCATTTCCCCTAAAGAACAGCTTCAATTTACCAAATTAAGGAATCCAAAAGATGCAAAAAAACTGGGAAGAGAAGTGCAGCTCCGTTCAGACTGGGAAAGTGTAAAGCTTATGTACATGTATGAAATTTGTATGTGCAAATTCATGCAGAATCCTACCCTATGTAAAGCATTACTTGCTACTGGGAATTGTCACCTTGTTGAAGGAAACAACTGGGGAGATTATTTTTGGGGTTCTGTAAATGGTCATGGCGAAAATCATCTGGGCAAAATTCTTATGGATATACGTGCAAAGCTTCAATTTGAATGTTAA
- a CDS encoding helix-turn-helix domain-containing protein produces the protein MAIYRKLLIIPFYLPSLPILKAVSKLKVLAWIQFLHHNTLLRNTFYTEAELRKTLAENLVYLRKSKQTKLSQKAVARLLHLPEKTIMNYENGHTLPSAYAVFRLAQYYGCTMEDLLTQNMKKKEG, from the coding sequence GTGGCGATATACAGGAAGCTGCTCATTATACCATTTTATCTTCCGTCACTGCCGATTCTGAAAGCCGTATCGAAATTGAAGGTTCTTGCTTGGATACAGTTCTTGCATCATAACACACTATTGAGGAACACCTTTTATACCGAAGCCGAACTACGCAAAACTCTGGCAGAAAATCTCGTTTATTTAAGAAAATCCAAGCAGACGAAACTCTCTCAGAAAGCCGTAGCAAGACTTCTACATCTACCGGAAAAAACAATTATGAACTATGAAAATGGGCATACGCTTCCATCTGCTTACGCCGTCTTTCGGTTAGCCCAGTATTACGGCTGTACAATGGAAGATCTCCTAACCCAAAATATGAAAAAGAAAGAAGGGTGA
- a CDS encoding AAA family ATPase: protein MPNVNFFPKWAFERPLPKPFDCYSGRDAIFKGISSKYCIQPRKQATLHSATLQAVFTYMDLENPPAGKTEEELGAIGSQANNFTIAEYPSRTELLHVVVYNRMTGKFIAGKYEKPLDLDSKPEPYQFKKDDDSGSALYFALMPTFLSDDEFNEKYQELKQHRDDGFPDLPKAAETAAVLCDNVYRRIRYGDSLPIGNIKVDTPANGVLQRLTPLNIQKGVYAPTEIIQGTFQVLKGGHHYTASAVSIPKEDFVDKYILSNSRTLTPQEESTVPILEDWYVIPKEIQRICEHAKLTTDSKQPMRNFMLRGPAGTGKTEGAKAIAAGLHLPYRCITCSANTEIFDLLGQILPDVDEKQLSLVGELPSFQDITLDPATAYEKLTGTYDEKVSENTVYEELIHHISEEMKQKQAATSSSQQFRYVDTPLVEAIRNGYLVEIQEPTVIANPGVLVGLNSLLDRCNSVFLPNGEVIHRHPDTTIVVTTNHDYAGCRPMNQSVISRMNMVIDMDEPDEETMVERVLAITGCSDKKSVRTMTQIVRSIAQYCQDNLITDGCCGVRELIAWVQSFMVCGDIQEAAHYTILSSVTADSESRIEIEGSCLDTVLAS, encoded by the coding sequence ATGCCAAATGTGAATTTTTTTCCAAAATGGGCTTTTGAACGGCCACTGCCAAAACCTTTTGATTGTTATTCCGGACGTGATGCTATTTTTAAGGGCATTTCTTCCAAATACTGCATTCAGCCAAGAAAGCAAGCCACTCTGCATTCTGCTACTTTGCAGGCAGTTTTTACTTATATGGATTTGGAAAATCCACCTGCTGGAAAAACAGAGGAAGAACTCGGAGCCATTGGAAGCCAGGCAAACAATTTTACAATCGCAGAATATCCAAGCCGTACTGAGTTGTTGCATGTAGTGGTCTACAACCGTATGACTGGGAAATTTATAGCTGGAAAGTATGAAAAACCTTTGGATCTGGACAGTAAACCAGAGCCATATCAGTTTAAAAAAGATGATGATTCCGGAAGTGCTCTTTATTTTGCTTTAATGCCTACGTTTCTTTCTGATGACGAATTCAATGAAAAATATCAGGAATTAAAGCAACACCGTGATGACGGTTTTCCTGACCTGCCCAAAGCTGCAGAAACGGCTGCGGTTCTTTGTGATAACGTGTACCGCAGGATCCGTTATGGTGATTCCCTTCCTATCGGGAACATCAAAGTTGACACTCCTGCAAATGGCGTGCTCCAAAGACTTACACCACTGAATATCCAAAAAGGTGTTTATGCACCAACGGAAATTATCCAGGGTACCTTTCAGGTATTAAAAGGTGGACATCACTATACTGCTTCCGCCGTTTCAATTCCCAAAGAAGATTTTGTCGATAAATACATCCTGTCCAATTCTCGGACATTAACTCCCCAAGAAGAATCAACCGTTCCTATTCTCGAAGATTGGTATGTAATCCCAAAAGAAATCCAAAGAATATGCGAACATGCTAAATTAACAACTGACAGCAAGCAGCCTATGCGGAATTTTATGCTCCGTGGGCCTGCTGGAACGGGAAAGACCGAAGGTGCCAAAGCCATTGCTGCAGGACTTCACCTTCCTTACCGATGCATCACCTGCTCGGCAAATACAGAAATTTTTGACCTTCTTGGACAGATTTTACCTGATGTAGATGAAAAACAGCTTTCTTTGGTAGGGGAACTGCCCTCTTTTCAAGACATTACCCTAGATCCGGCTACTGCCTATGAAAAATTAACGGGTACTTATGATGAAAAAGTATCAGAAAATACAGTTTATGAAGAATTGATCCATCATATATCTGAGGAAATGAAACAGAAACAAGCTGCTACCTCCAGCAGCCAACAGTTCCGCTATGTGGATACACCACTGGTTGAAGCCATCCGAAACGGCTATCTGGTAGAAATACAGGAGCCTACGGTGATTGCCAATCCTGGTGTACTGGTAGGGCTTAATTCCCTGTTGGACCGTTGTAACAGTGTATTTCTGCCAAACGGGGAAGTCATCCATCGGCATCCGGATACTACCATTGTAGTCACAACTAATCATGACTATGCCGGCTGTCGTCCCATGAACCAGTCTGTCATTTCAAGGATGAATATGGTCATAGATATGGATGAACCGGATGAAGAGACCATGGTAGAGCGTGTTCTTGCTATTACCGGATGTTCCGATAAAAAATCAGTACGTACCATGACACAGATTGTACGTTCCATCGCACAGTATTGTCAGGATAACCTGATAACAGATGGCTGCTGTGGAGTCCGGGAATTAATTGCCTGGGTTCAGTCTTTTATGGTATGTGGCGATATACAGGAAGCTGCTCATTATACCATTTTATCTTCCGTCACTGCCGATTCTGAAAGCCGTATCGAAATTGAAGGTTCTTGCTTGGATACAGTTCTTGCATCATAA